A genomic stretch from bacterium includes:
- a CDS encoding NAD-dependent epimerase/dehydratase family protein, producing MEKVLITGIAGGQGRLLASRLMANFKVCGVDWAPWRGAPDEVSVYSLDLRKRKFEDVIRTERPDAIVHLGMIRHFKGDPKRRHDVNVRGTKQLLDHSIEYGVQKVVVVSSGYVYGAFPENPFYLDEEQPLSASRSYPEIRDLVEVDSLASAFLWKYPHIRTAVLRPVNVLGANVSATIANFLRRERVPTVLGFDPMMQFMHEADMTEAIAQALEQGLQGVFNVVGPGQVPLHTAIRETGGRATPILEPLFRPAIRMLFGAGVVPWPPGALDYLKFPVTLSGERFAEATGFQPLFGLAETFASLREGRS from the coding sequence ATGGAAAAAGTCCTCATCACCGGCATCGCCGGTGGCCAGGGACGGCTGTTGGCCAGTCGTTTGATGGCCAACTTCAAGGTCTGCGGCGTGGATTGGGCTCCCTGGCGGGGAGCTCCTGACGAAGTCTCGGTCTACAGCCTCGATCTGCGCAAACGCAAATTCGAGGACGTGATTCGGACCGAGCGCCCGGATGCAATCGTCCATCTGGGCATGATCCGCCACTTCAAGGGGGACCCGAAACGCCGCCATGATGTGAACGTCCGTGGCACGAAGCAGCTGCTCGATCACAGCATCGAATACGGGGTTCAGAAGGTCGTGGTCGTCTCGAGCGGCTACGTCTACGGCGCCTTTCCGGAAAATCCCTTCTACCTGGATGAGGAGCAACCGCTCTCCGCCAGCCGCAGCTATCCCGAAATTCGCGACCTGGTAGAGGTCGATAGCCTCGCCAGCGCTTTCTTGTGGAAGTACCCGCATATTCGCACCGCGGTGTTGCGGCCGGTCAACGTGCTCGGTGCGAATGTGAGCGCGACGATCGCCAACTTCCTGCGACGTGAGCGCGTGCCGACCGTTCTCGGTTTCGATCCCATGATGCAGTTCATGCATGAGGCCGACATGACCGAAGCGATCGCCCAGGCCCTCGAGCAGGGCCTGCAGGGCGTCTTCAATGTCGTGGGGCCGGGGCAGGTGCCGCTTCACACGGCGATTCGTGAGACCGGGGGCCGAGCGACCCCGATCCTGGAGCCGCTCTTCCGTCCGGCGATCCGGATGCTCTTCGGCGCGGGTGTCGTGCCCTGGCCGCCCGGTGCCCTGGATTATTTGAAGTTCCCGGTGACGCTTTCTGGCGAGCGGTTTGCCGAGGCAACGGGCTTCCAAC
- a CDS encoding Rieske 2Fe-2S domain-containing protein — protein MGWHSLEPASKLREGEIKTFRMGGRYLAIGRTADGYFAMDDLCPHAGGSLGEGMLDDECVLCPIHGYAYHVRTGEGFDDGNEVQVYQVELQGELLRVNLHDEE, from the coding sequence GTGGGCTGGCATAGCCTCGAACCGGCGTCCAAGCTTCGAGAAGGCGAGATCAAGACCTTTCGGATGGGTGGGCGCTACCTGGCCATCGGACGCACCGCCGATGGCTACTTCGCAATGGACGATCTCTGCCCCCATGCGGGCGGCAGCCTGGGTGAAGGCATGCTCGATGACGAATGCGTGCTCTGCCCCATCCACGGTTACGCCTATCATGTGCGCACGGGCGAGGGCTTCGACGATGGCAACGAGGTCCAGGTCTATCAGGTCGAGCTCCAGGGCGAACTGCTGCGGGTGAATCTTCACGACGAGGAGTGA
- a CDS encoding antibiotic biosynthesis monooxygenase produces MFIAMNRFRIALGSEEVFEELWRSRDSYLEEVPGFRTFQLLKGPADDEAVLYASHTVWESQEAFSAWTESEHFRKAHARGRAPQGTYLGPPQFEGFEVVL; encoded by the coding sequence ATGTTCATCGCGATGAATCGGTTTCGCATCGCTCTCGGGAGCGAGGAAGTCTTCGAGGAGCTGTGGCGCAGTCGGGATTCGTACCTGGAAGAGGTGCCGGGCTTTCGCACCTTCCAGCTGCTGAAGGGGCCGGCGGACGACGAGGCCGTCCTCTACGCCTCCCACACCGTCTGGGAGAGCCAGGAGGCCTTTTCGGCCTGGACCGAATCCGAGCATTTCCGGAAGGCCCACGCCCGGGGCCGGGCGCCCCAGGGCACCTACCTCGGCCCTCCCCAGTTCGAGGGCTTCGAGGTCGTGCTCTAG
- a CDS encoding VWA domain-containing protein produces the protein MGDDPWVDARCLVHPLLLLALMLTPAAGPSPVRAAGPPIAKAPHPFLEIDAPALAEDTTDDPLFEVRGHGGSRRGDGHDVVIALDVSESTLLDSGLELDGDGPSGRTDPALIEWLIEQTGETPLVQRLRDEQDFEDTVLAAELEAARALASRLDPARFRVGVVTFAEEARVVAPLGATRNELARALTDVPRDLFWESAGTNYQAAVEKAHDLLRPPLGLPDDRLRSIVFLSDGAPTRPLLGNRAERYALEAAVAAGRDEIRLFAFAIGPEAESGLEVLARMTGWTSGRLETVTRPGLIVNRLRQLDLVGLAHLEVVNVTTGEAARALRVFPDGSFDAFVELKPGTNELRFLARDRDDEEHEIVRRVEYRPGATPSETPPAVASGPPGAEATNLEKLRTRTAEIEALAEMEARRQHAKELQIRAEERSQR, from the coding sequence GTGGGCGATGATCCCTGGGTGGATGCTCGCTGCCTGGTTCACCCGCTCCTGCTGCTCGCTCTGATGCTGACGCCCGCCGCCGGCCCCTCTCCCGTGCGGGCCGCCGGCCCGCCGATCGCGAAGGCCCCGCACCCTTTCCTGGAGATCGATGCGCCGGCCCTCGCCGAGGACACGACCGACGATCCGCTCTTCGAGGTGCGAGGCCATGGCGGCAGCCGGCGCGGCGATGGCCACGACGTCGTCATCGCCCTCGACGTTTCTGAGAGCACCTTGCTCGATTCCGGCCTCGAGCTCGACGGCGACGGCCCCTCGGGCAGGACGGACCCCGCACTCATCGAGTGGCTCATCGAGCAGACAGGCGAAACGCCGCTCGTGCAGCGATTGCGCGACGAGCAGGATTTCGAGGACACGGTCCTCGCCGCCGAACTCGAGGCAGCCCGTGCGCTGGCTTCCCGTCTCGATCCGGCGCGCTTCCGCGTCGGCGTCGTCACCTTCGCCGAAGAGGCCCGGGTGGTCGCACCGCTCGGCGCCACACGCAATGAGTTGGCCCGCGCCTTGACCGACGTTCCCCGCGATCTGTTCTGGGAATCCGCGGGCACGAACTATCAGGCCGCCGTCGAGAAGGCCCACGACCTCCTGCGCCCTCCTCTGGGCCTTCCGGACGATCGACTGCGTTCGATCGTGTTCCTGTCGGACGGCGCACCGACGCGCCCTCTGCTCGGAAATCGAGCCGAGCGCTACGCCCTTGAAGCGGCCGTGGCAGCCGGCCGAGATGAGATCCGCCTGTTCGCATTCGCAATCGGCCCCGAGGCCGAGAGTGGCCTGGAGGTGCTCGCCCGCATGACCGGGTGGACGTCTGGCCGGCTCGAGACCGTCACCCGCCCGGGGCTCATCGTGAACCGCCTGCGCCAGCTCGACCTCGTGGGCCTCGCGCACCTGGAGGTCGTCAACGTGACGACCGGTGAAGCGGCCCGGGCCTTGCGCGTGTTTCCCGACGGCAGCTTCGATGCCTTCGTCGAGCTGAAACCAGGCACGAACGAGCTGCGCTTCCTGGCCCGGGACCGGGACGACGAGGAGCATGAGATCGTGCGCCGCGTGGAGTATCGACCCGGCGCGACGCCTTCGGAAACGCCACCGGCCGTGGCGAGCGGCCCGCCCGGCGCCGAGGCCACGAACCTCGAGAAGCTGCGGACTCGAACCGCAGAGATCGAGGCGCTCGCGGAGATGGAGGCTCGCCGCCAACACGCGAAGGAGCTCCAGATTCGTGCGGAAGAGCGATCGCAACGCTGA
- a CDS encoding MBL fold metallo-hydrolase, with translation MSPSSDLYFHQMPAGEMANLVYLVGSRETRECLLVDPAWNVGGLLDQAAADDMNVVGALVTHYHQDHVGGSIFGMEIEGLAELMARQPVPVHVNKQEADGLRQVTGISENDIVRHEGGDTIELGSMTIRLLHTPGHTPGSQCFLVEPADGPGSLVSGDTLFLGSCGRVDLPGGDPTALYDSLHNQLGKLPDETLLYPGHLYSTEPSSTMAEQKRTNPYLRVTRLEDFLGFMGH, from the coding sequence GTGAGCCCTTCAAGCGACCTCTACTTTCATCAGATGCCCGCCGGCGAGATGGCCAACCTGGTCTACCTGGTGGGGAGCCGTGAGACCCGGGAGTGTCTCCTCGTCGATCCCGCCTGGAATGTCGGCGGACTCCTCGACCAGGCGGCGGCCGACGACATGAACGTGGTTGGCGCACTCGTGACGCACTACCACCAGGATCACGTCGGCGGTTCCATCTTCGGTATGGAGATCGAGGGGCTCGCGGAGCTGATGGCGCGCCAGCCGGTGCCGGTGCACGTCAACAAGCAGGAAGCCGACGGGTTGCGGCAGGTGACCGGCATCTCAGAGAACGACATCGTGCGCCATGAGGGCGGCGATACGATCGAGCTCGGCTCGATGACCATCCGCCTCTTGCACACTCCCGGCCATACACCCGGCTCGCAGTGTTTCCTGGTCGAACCCGCGGATGGACCCGGCAGCCTGGTGTCTGGCGACACCCTCTTCCTTGGCAGCTGTGGCCGCGTCGATCTGCCGGGAGGCGACCCGACAGCGCTGTATGACAGCCTTCACAACCAGCTGGGCAAGCTGCCGGACGAGACGCTTCTCTACCCGGGCCACCTCTATTCCACCGAGCCGTCCTCCACGATGGCCGAGCAGAAACGCACGAATCCCTACCTGCGTGTGACGCGGCTCGAGGACTTTCTCGGTTTCATGGGTCACTAG
- a CDS encoding electron transfer flavoprotein subunit beta/FixA family protein yields the protein MKILVCLKQVPHQDARLDIDGAGTWIKEDGIKFEINSYDTFALEEALRIKDAGEAEVVVVSIGPDRVTQALRTALGMGADRAVHVKDAEIDGSDALGIAKVLAAVAKEESPDLVLMGLMSDDGNASAVPPMLAELMGVPSATAVMKAEPEGDGYRCERELEGGALEVVDLAKPCLIAVQSGLNQVRYASLKGIMAAKKKPLDTKGAGDLGLSGTVGAAGAKAQIEKIYAPVRGEGAEIIEGSTDEVVTQLVGKIKELGLL from the coding sequence ATGAAGATCCTGGTCTGCCTGAAGCAGGTGCCGCACCAGGATGCCCGTCTCGATATCGATGGCGCGGGCACCTGGATCAAAGAAGATGGCATCAAGTTCGAGATCAACAGCTACGACACGTTCGCCCTCGAGGAAGCGCTGCGCATCAAGGATGCAGGCGAAGCCGAGGTGGTGGTGGTGTCGATCGGTCCCGATCGTGTGACCCAGGCCCTGCGCACGGCGCTCGGCATGGGCGCCGACCGCGCCGTCCACGTGAAGGACGCGGAGATCGACGGTTCCGATGCCCTTGGTATTGCCAAGGTGCTGGCCGCCGTGGCCAAGGAAGAGAGCCCGGATCTCGTCCTGATGGGCCTGATGTCCGACGACGGCAACGCGTCGGCTGTGCCGCCGATGCTCGCCGAGCTGATGGGCGTACCGAGCGCCACCGCCGTCATGAAGGCCGAGCCCGAGGGTGACGGCTACCGCTGCGAGCGTGAGCTCGAGGGCGGCGCCCTCGAGGTGGTTGACCTCGCCAAGCCCTGCTTGATCGCGGTGCAGTCTGGCCTGAACCAGGTCCGCTACGCCTCACTCAAGGGCATCATGGCCGCGAAGAAGAAGCCCCTGGATACGAAGGGCGCGGGCGATCTCGGCCTTTCGGGCACCGTGGGTGCAGCTGGCGCCAAGGCGCAGATCGAGAAGATCTACGCACCGGTGCGCGGCGAAGGCGCAGAGATCATCGAAGGCTCGACCGACGAGGTGGTGACCCAGCTCGTTGGCAAGATCAAGGAGCTGGGCCTCCTCTAA
- a CDS encoding electron transfer flavoprotein subunit alpha/FixB family protein — translation MGNILIVTEIKDGVIREASYELAAFAQKLGGDVKSLVIGSGIAGEAESFAKKGGGTVYVADDASLANYNVEGYAAAIRAAVDASGADVVLISNTPSGWDVAPRIAAGLDIAFVSDVFDFQDGAYIRRVFNGKLDARIAVPGDKAVVTIQPGALPAFEGSSDGGTESLSVDTSGARSKFVETKVAASKGVDLSAAEVIISGGRGVGDPEKFKEVIQPLADVLGGAMGASRPVVDAGWLPHEYQVGSSGQVVTPKLYVAAGISGAIQHLVGMKGSNFIIAINKDADAPIFEVAQIGVVADLFDVIPALTAALQEAKG, via the coding sequence ATGGGCAACATCCTCATCGTCACGGAAATCAAGGACGGCGTGATCCGCGAAGCCAGCTACGAGCTGGCCGCCTTCGCCCAGAAGCTCGGCGGCGACGTCAAGAGCCTGGTCATTGGCAGTGGCATCGCCGGCGAGGCCGAGAGCTTCGCCAAGAAGGGCGGCGGCACGGTCTATGTGGCCGACGACGCCTCGCTCGCCAACTACAACGTCGAGGGCTACGCCGCAGCCATTCGCGCCGCGGTCGATGCCTCGGGTGCCGATGTGGTGCTCATCTCCAACACACCGAGTGGTTGGGATGTGGCTCCGCGCATCGCCGCGGGCCTGGACATCGCATTCGTCTCGGATGTCTTCGATTTCCAGGACGGCGCCTACATTCGCCGCGTCTTCAACGGCAAACTCGATGCCCGGATCGCCGTGCCTGGAGACAAGGCCGTCGTGACGATCCAGCCGGGCGCCTTGCCGGCCTTCGAAGGTTCCAGCGACGGTGGAACCGAGAGCCTCTCGGTCGACACCTCCGGTGCGCGTTCGAAGTTCGTCGAAACCAAGGTCGCCGCATCCAAGGGCGTCGATCTTTCGGCAGCCGAGGTCATCATCTCGGGTGGCCGCGGCGTGGGAGATCCGGAGAAGTTCAAGGAGGTCATCCAGCCCCTGGCCGACGTTCTGGGCGGCGCCATGGGCGCCTCGCGCCCGGTGGTCGATGCCGGCTGGCTGCCCCACGAGTACCAGGTCGGCTCGTCAGGTCAGGTCGTGACGCCGAAGCTCTACGTCGCCGCCGGCATCTCCGGTGCCATCCAGCACCTGGTCGGCATGAAGGGCTCCAACTTCATCATCGCCATCAACAAGGACGCCGACGCGCCGATCTTCGAGGTCGCCCAGATCGGCGTCGTCGCCGATCTCTTCGACGTCATCCCCGCCCTGACGGCCGCCCTCCAGGAGGCCAAGGGCTAG
- a CDS encoding DUF3604 domain-containing protein, whose translation MLRRSLVILGLLLAGVLGFLHYAGTGAGTPAPLGGTPEAREIAPAVVAARAEAVQSAAHELGVARSKQILFGDLHVHSTFSFDAFQMSLPMAGGDGAYPVADACDFARHCAGLDFWSINDHAVTLGPRRWAETVDTVRQCNAVAGDSENPDTVAFLGWEWTQVGTTPDSHYGHKNVILRDLEDERIPTRPISAGIPGGAAEEGITAPPPVVLGLLSVAAWKTGGPEFAEYLLETGGFVDCEADVPVRDLPTNCREIAPTPKLLFEKLRDWNLATLVIPHGTTWGYYTPPGSAWDKQLVAGMHDPEAQRLIEVMSGHGNSEEYRPFREVILGADGSRTCPPPTDSYLPSCWRAGEIIQARCAAEGAGEEECQERAAVARQHWVDADRNGGASTVPGVVATEWQDAGQCRDCEIPSFNYRPKSSVQYILSLSDPEAEADADRFRFGIIASSDNHSGRPGTGYKEFSRAELTEARFGNFVHTPLGAPPDREPVAHSEPAATEFSTAVFSSWETERQSSFFMTGGLAAVHSEGRSREEIWDAMQRKEVYGTSGPRILLWFDLLNGPNGSPVPMGGQVALAEPPIFQVRAVGSFEQKPGCPADAGAAMAPGRLERVCQGECYHPSDERRPISRLEIVRILPQENPSEDVTPLIEDPWRVIQCSGDPSGCQAAFTDPDFTGPERDAVYYVRAIEAPSRAVQADPLACTFDETGRCVATSPCSDRPWSDDCLAETEERAWSSPIFVDYRGD comes from the coding sequence ATGTTGCGCCGCTCTCTCGTCATTCTCGGCCTTCTCCTGGCGGGGGTGCTCGGCTTTCTCCACTACGCGGGCACCGGCGCCGGTACGCCGGCGCCTCTTGGTGGGACACCGGAAGCCCGAGAGATCGCTCCGGCCGTCGTGGCCGCGCGGGCGGAAGCCGTGCAGAGTGCTGCGCACGAGCTTGGGGTCGCTCGCTCGAAGCAGATCTTGTTTGGCGATCTCCATGTGCACTCGACCTTCTCGTTCGACGCATTTCAGATGAGCCTGCCGATGGCCGGTGGAGACGGCGCCTACCCGGTGGCCGATGCTTGCGACTTTGCGCGCCACTGTGCCGGCCTGGATTTCTGGTCGATCAACGACCATGCGGTCACGCTCGGCCCGCGCCGCTGGGCCGAGACTGTCGACACGGTCCGCCAATGCAATGCCGTTGCGGGGGATTCGGAGAATCCGGATACGGTGGCGTTCCTCGGCTGGGAGTGGACCCAGGTCGGTACGACGCCCGATAGCCACTACGGCCACAAGAACGTGATCCTCCGGGATCTCGAGGACGAACGGATCCCGACCCGCCCGATCAGCGCTGGTATTCCGGGTGGAGCGGCTGAAGAGGGCATCACGGCCCCACCGCCGGTCGTACTGGGCCTCCTCAGTGTCGCGGCCTGGAAGACCGGCGGGCCGGAGTTCGCCGAATACCTCCTGGAGACGGGGGGATTCGTCGACTGCGAAGCGGACGTTCCGGTCCGCGATCTTCCCACCAACTGCAGGGAGATCGCGCCCACGCCGAAGTTGTTGTTCGAGAAGCTCCGCGATTGGAACCTCGCCACGCTCGTCATCCCGCACGGCACGACCTGGGGTTACTACACACCGCCGGGCTCGGCCTGGGACAAACAGCTTGTAGCGGGAATGCACGATCCGGAGGCGCAGCGTCTGATCGAGGTGATGAGCGGGCATGGGAACTCGGAGGAGTACCGTCCGTTCAGGGAAGTGATCCTCGGAGCGGACGGGTCGCGGACCTGTCCTCCTCCGACCGATTCCTACCTTCCCTCTTGCTGGCGCGCCGGTGAGATCATCCAGGCGCGCTGCGCAGCAGAGGGTGCAGGGGAAGAGGAGTGCCAGGAACGCGCCGCGGTGGCTCGCCAGCATTGGGTCGATGCAGATCGCAACGGAGGCGCCTCTACCGTTCCCGGCGTGGTGGCGACGGAATGGCAGGACGCCGGCCAATGTCGCGACTGCGAGATTCCGTCCTTCAACTACCGGCCGAAGAGCTCGGTCCAGTACATCCTCTCGCTCTCCGATCCGGAAGCTGAGGCCGACGCCGATCGCTTCCGTTTCGGCATCATCGCTTCGAGTGACAATCATTCGGGCCGGCCGGGCACCGGCTACAAGGAGTTCTCCCGCGCCGAGCTGACGGAGGCCCGGTTCGGGAATTTCGTGCACACTCCACTCGGAGCGCCGCCGGATCGCGAGCCGGTCGCCCACTCGGAGCCCGCCGCCACCGAGTTTTCCACGGCGGTCTTCTCGAGCTGGGAGACCGAACGTCAGTCCTCGTTCTTCATGACAGGCGGTCTTGCCGCGGTCCACTCGGAGGGGCGGAGCCGGGAAGAGATCTGGGATGCCATGCAACGCAAGGAAGTGTATGGCACCAGCGGCCCGCGCATCTTGTTGTGGTTCGATCTGTTGAACGGTCCGAACGGCAGCCCGGTTCCGATGGGTGGGCAGGTCGCGCTGGCAGAGCCGCCGATCTTCCAGGTGCGTGCGGTCGGCTCCTTCGAGCAGAAGCCGGGCTGCCCGGCTGACGCCGGTGCGGCGATGGCCCCCGGGCGCCTCGAACGCGTCTGCCAGGGCGAGTGCTACCACCCCTCGGACGAGCGTCGTCCGATCAGCCGTCTGGAGATCGTCCGCATCCTTCCCCAGGAGAATCCGAGCGAAGACGTGACGCCCCTGATCGAGGATCCGTGGCGGGTGATCCAATGCAGCGGCGATCCGTCGGGCTGTCAGGCGGCCTTCACGGATCCGGACTTCACGGGCCCGGAGCGTGATGCGGTCTACTACGTGCGCGCGATCGAAGCTCCGAGTCGGGCCGTACAAGCGGACCCGCTCGCCTGCACATTCGACGAGACGGGGCGCTGCGTTGCGACGTCGCCGTGCTCGGACCGCCCGTGGAGCGATGACTGCCTGGCCGAGACCGAAGAGCGAGCCTGGTCCTCGCCCATCTTCGTCGACTACCGGGGCGACTGA
- a CDS encoding acyltransferase family protein gives MTPTGEDSIGELVDGMLGRPRLEIASSEAELWNEALDGLRTRLREQGALPGLPTPRPPKDLDDPFGLDPEAIGRARPFFEFLYRRWFRVRSQGFEHIPQDGAVILVANHGGVLPFDAAMLIMDGLLQTDPPRVLRALVDRFVEQIPAVRPFYSAMGQVIGTRENFRALLARGDRVLIFPEGVAGIGKSFRSRFELERFHSGFVEEALLAQVPIVPVAMLGPESQAPVIANLETLAGQLGLPSLPITPTFPLFGPLGLLPLPVSYRIAYGPPIAPEELLAEPPERSAVEIRQRVMGMLQGLRRS, from the coding sequence ATGACACCCACGGGCGAAGACTCGATTGGAGAGTTGGTCGACGGCATGCTCGGGCGCCCTCGGCTCGAGATCGCCAGCTCAGAGGCCGAGCTCTGGAACGAGGCGCTCGACGGACTCCGCACCCGACTTCGTGAGCAGGGCGCCCTGCCCGGCCTACCCACCCCGCGTCCACCGAAAGACCTGGACGACCCCTTCGGCCTCGACCCGGAAGCCATCGGACGCGCTCGCCCCTTCTTCGAGTTCCTGTATCGGCGCTGGTTCCGCGTGCGCAGCCAGGGCTTCGAGCACATCCCCCAGGACGGCGCCGTCATCCTGGTTGCGAACCACGGCGGCGTCCTCCCCTTCGACGCGGCCATGCTCATCATGGACGGCCTTCTGCAGACCGACCCGCCCCGGGTCTTACGCGCTCTGGTGGATCGCTTCGTCGAGCAGATCCCCGCTGTGCGCCCGTTCTACTCGGCGATGGGCCAGGTGATCGGCACGCGCGAGAATTTTCGTGCCCTGCTCGCCCGAGGCGATCGGGTCCTGATCTTCCCCGAGGGCGTGGCGGGCATCGGCAAGAGCTTCCGCTCTCGCTTCGAACTCGAGCGCTTCCACTCGGGTTTCGTCGAAGAGGCGCTCCTCGCGCAGGTACCGATCGTACCCGTGGCGATGCTCGGCCCCGAGAGCCAGGCCCCGGTGATCGCGAATCTCGAAACGCTGGCGGGGCAACTCGGGCTGCCAAGCCTCCCGATTACGCCCACCTTCCCATTGTTCGGGCCGCTCGGGCTCCTCCCGCTTCCTGTCAGCTACCGCATCGCCTACGGCCCGCCGATCGCCCCGGAGGAACTCCTCGCGGAGCCACCGGAACGGTCCGCCGTGGAGATCCGCCAGCGGGTCATGGGCATGCTCCAGGGCCTTCGCCGGAGCTAG
- the efp gene encoding elongation factor P, producing MAVDTSNFKNGLKIEMDGEPFVMTYFQHVKPGKGGAFVRTKMKNLRTGRVLDKTFRSGEKVAEADIDERHMQYLYQDGEDLVFMDNESYDQMSLSKAQVGDAVKFLKENIEIDVILYKGTPINIELPAFIQAEIATTDPGVKGDTASGATKPATLETGAVVQVPLFLKEGEVVRVDTRTGEYVERVNK from the coding sequence ATGGCCGTCGACACCTCGAACTTCAAGAACGGTCTCAAGATCGAAATGGACGGTGAGCCGTTCGTGATGACCTATTTCCAACACGTGAAACCCGGCAAGGGCGGTGCATTCGTGCGCACCAAGATGAAGAACCTGCGCACAGGCCGCGTACTCGACAAGACCTTCCGCTCGGGGGAGAAGGTGGCCGAGGCCGACATCGATGAGCGCCACATGCAGTACCTCTACCAGGATGGCGAAGATCTCGTGTTCATGGACAACGAGAGCTACGACCAGATGTCGCTCTCGAAGGCGCAGGTTGGGGATGCGGTGAAGTTCCTGAAAGAGAACATCGAGATCGATGTGATCCTCTACAAGGGAACGCCCATCAACATCGAGCTTCCTGCCTTCATCCAAGCCGAAATCGCCACGACCGACCCGGGCGTGAAGGGCGACACGGCCTCTGGCGCCACCAAGCCCGCGACGCTCGAGACCGGCGCGGTGGTCCAGGTGCCGCTCTTCCTCAAGGAGGGCGAGGTCGTACGCGTGGACACCCGCACGGGCGAATACGTGGAGCGGGTGAACAAGTAG
- a CDS encoding WYL domain-containing protein yields the protein MRGDQLARQWRLIQRLTRSHYGIGLDDLASDLEVTRRTVYRDLDALMYAGFPVTSEKRDGRVFYRLYETFELGDAPFTADEVLALAFGEDLLGILEGTVFHDSIHSAMAKVRASLGPELTAFLEQLRSSFRIQPGPHKKYDELRDVIRVFNEAVLDHRCVAMEYQTGRTGEVSVRNLDPYRVWYKNGGLYVIGHDHKSGEVRTFAVDRVREASLTESPFEVPEDFDFDAYTGSSFGVVAEPPEPVRLHFEKRWALYVQEHAWHPSQEMTAREDGSIELRMQVGTGEELTRWVLSFGSGVRVLEPTSLAESVTSELRATLDRY from the coding sequence ATGCGCGGCGACCAGCTCGCAAGGCAATGGCGTCTGATCCAGCGGTTGACCCGTAGCCACTACGGAATCGGCCTCGACGACCTGGCCAGCGATCTCGAGGTCACACGCCGCACGGTCTACCGCGATCTCGACGCCCTGATGTACGCGGGCTTCCCGGTCACCAGTGAGAAGCGGGACGGGCGCGTGTTCTACCGGCTGTACGAGACCTTCGAACTCGGCGACGCACCCTTTACGGCGGACGAAGTCCTCGCGTTGGCGTTCGGCGAAGACCTGCTCGGCATCCTCGAGGGCACGGTCTTCCATGATTCGATCCACTCGGCCATGGCCAAGGTGCGCGCGAGCCTCGGGCCGGAACTCACGGCCTTTCTGGAGCAGCTCCGCAGTTCCTTCCGCATCCAACCCGGCCCCCACAAGAAGTACGACGAGTTGCGAGACGTGATTCGCGTCTTCAACGAGGCCGTCCTCGATCACCGCTGCGTCGCGATGGAGTACCAGACCGGCCGCACTGGCGAGGTGAGCGTGCGGAATCTGGATCCCTACCGGGTCTGGTACAAGAACGGCGGCCTCTACGTGATCGGCCACGACCACAAGAGTGGTGAGGTGCGAACCTTCGCCGTGGATCGGGTTCGGGAGGCCAGCCTGACCGAAAGCCCCTTCGAAGTGCCGGAGGATTTCGACTTCGACGCCTACACGGGCTCCTCATTCGGCGTGGTCGCCGAGCCGCCCGAGCCGGTGCGCCTGCACTTCGAAAAGCGCTGGGCCCTGTATGTCCAGGAGCATGCCTGGCACCCAAGCCAGGAGATGACGGCCCGCGAAGACGGCAGCATCGAACTCCGTATGCAGGTCGGAACCGGGGAAGAGCTGACCCGCTGGGTCCTCTCCTTCGGCTCCGGCGTGCGCGTGCTCGAACCCACCTCGCTCGCCGAATCCGTTACCAGCGAACTCCGCGCCACCCTGGACCGCTACTAG
- a CDS encoding metal-sensitive transcriptional regulator, which yields MDDDTRTAVERRLKRVAGQVAGIQRMIDEERYCVDVLLQIAAVRAALDQAGKLVLGSHVETCVAQAFASGSPAERKRKKDELLDVFSKFGRLGR from the coding sequence ATGGATGACGACACTCGGACGGCGGTGGAACGGCGGCTCAAGCGGGTTGCGGGGCAGGTCGCGGGGATTCAGCGGATGATCGACGAGGAGCGCTACTGCGTCGATGTCCTGTTGCAGATCGCCGCGGTTCGGGCGGCCCTCGACCAGGCGGGGAAGCTCGTGCTTGGGAGTCATGTGGAGACCTGCGTGGCCCAGGCCTTCGCCAGCGGCAGCCCCGCGGAACGCAAGCGCAAGAAGGATGAGCTGCTGGACGTCTTCTCGAAATTCGGGCGGCTCGGGCGATGA